In one Bacillus thuringiensis genomic region, the following are encoded:
- a CDS encoding DUF5081 family protein, whose translation MGKEMSFAPAELYVLAGAAGVTDIFGLPNRDAIILLDAECVTKATTSLKEKGLLTSENGITPAAFQIIELLKEYENCHEYTRMNNVLIGFLKEDKDRVAVLTEIEPNKKYEIDYIPKPDVYFSLLTRIPFLLREPREIEDTFFSKRMTEAEQQTFEGKDLSNKDVIAIETYTRPRSNRGGKWECFLYFTEGEDFVQIDVDRNRYDWVSLYAVNKKLYDVLKMPYKKLIDPRQFSLGGIQ comes from the coding sequence ATGGGGAAAGAAATGAGTTTTGCACCTGCTGAATTATATGTTCTCGCAGGTGCAGCTGGGGTTACCGATATATTTGGATTGCCAAACCGTGACGCAATTATTTTACTTGATGCAGAATGTGTCACGAAAGCAACTACGAGTTTAAAAGAAAAAGGCCTACTTACAAGTGAAAATGGAATTACCCCTGCAGCTTTTCAAATAATTGAACTATTAAAGGAATATGAAAATTGTCATGAATACACGAGAATGAATAATGTATTAATTGGCTTTTTAAAAGAGGATAAAGACCGAGTGGCTGTATTAACAGAAATAGAACCAAATAAAAAATACGAGATCGACTACATACCAAAACCGGACGTATATTTTTCATTATTAACACGCATTCCCTTCTTATTGAGAGAACCGAGGGAAATAGAAGATACATTTTTCTCAAAGAGAATGACAGAGGCAGAACAACAAACATTTGAGGGAAAAGATTTATCAAATAAAGACGTTATAGCGATAGAAACGTATACGAGGCCTCGAAGTAATAGAGGAGGAAAATGGGAATGTTTCTTATATTTCACTGAAGGAGAAGATTTCGTTCAAATAGATGTAGATCGTAATCGATATGACTGGGTGAGCCTCTATGCGGTTAATAAGAAATTGTATGACGTGTTAAAAATGCCATATAAAAAGTTAATTGACCCGAGACAATTCTCGTTAGGAGGTATTCAATAA
- a CDS encoding WXG100 family type VII secretion target, with amino-acid sequence MSGKEVEIIGSNTASAISYAQNIENGMKDSLNQAKDLKAYVTGAKWNGKTRDAFLSYLDLIIQYNSEMVEAFEGHTKALKELDKSIQTYGDKSEVRAIKQL; translated from the coding sequence ATGAGTGGTAAAGAGGTTGAAATTATAGGAAGTAACACTGCAAGTGCCATTTCTTACGCACAAAACATTGAAAATGGTATGAAGGATTCTTTAAACCAAGCGAAAGACTTAAAAGCATATGTCACAGGTGCGAAATGGAATGGAAAAACGAGAGATGCATTTTTAAGTTATCTTGATTTGATCATTCAATATAATTCAGAAATGGTAGAGGCATTTGAAGGACATACGAAAGCTTTGAAAGAGTTAGATAAAAGCATTCAAACGTACGGAGATAAATCGGAAGTAAGGGCGATAAAACAACTGTGA
- a CDS encoding M15 family metallopeptidase — translation MVLAMGWSLAACSGKQTSQATTNNNDKNKNEIHAKKKDVLPISDVNDWRIILVNREHMLSKELGIELTSITQNAKPNMKIDSRIATSYQDMVAAAKKEGINLYLRSGYRAIKLQQTYYDASVKSYKSQGLSDKEASAKALEYLQYPGASEHHTGLALDIISVEWQNTVEDLNAKFETTDAFKWLDKNAAEYGFTLRYPKDKENITGIKYEPWHYRYVGKEVAVYLKEKGLTLEEYNEKIKSGK, via the coding sequence TTGGTATTAGCAATGGGATGGAGTCTTGCTGCTTGTAGTGGAAAGCAAACATCTCAGGCAACTACTAATAATAACGATAAAAATAAAAATGAAATACATGCGAAGAAAAAAGATGTTTTACCTATCTCTGATGTTAATGATTGGAGAATTATCCTTGTAAATAGAGAGCATATGTTATCAAAGGAACTAGGAATTGAATTAACAAGTATCACCCAAAATGCGAAGCCAAATATGAAAATAGATAGTAGAATTGCAACTTCCTATCAGGATATGGTAGCAGCTGCAAAAAAAGAGGGAATCAATCTTTATTTAAGATCAGGTTATCGAGCTATAAAATTACAACAAACTTATTATGATGCTTCAGTTAAAAGCTATAAATCTCAAGGTTTGTCGGATAAAGAGGCTAGTGCTAAGGCATTGGAATATCTTCAGTATCCTGGTGCAAGTGAACATCATACTGGATTAGCGTTAGACATTATTTCAGTTGAATGGCAAAATACTGTAGAAGATTTAAATGCAAAATTTGAAACTACCGATGCATTCAAATGGTTAGATAAGAATGCTGCAGAATATGGGTTTACTCTCCGCTATCCAAAAGATAAAGAGAATATTACTGGCATTAAGTATGAGCCATGGCACTATCGTTATGTAGGAAAAGAAGTTGCCGTTTATCTAAAAGAAAAAGGGTTAACTTTAGAAGAATATAACGAAAAAATTAAGTCTGGTAAGTAA
- a CDS encoding CapA family protein, which produces MLDTLQRSKKFFLVCLIFLVLLTACGNTDVKTSKASLPPAESNIDTSLKAPNWVEKSPIQQSPNFTEDKKVQSVVNLIATGDNLYHDAVIKDGKQKDGSYDYNYIYENIKKAVKSSDLAIVNQETPIAGNNLKVQGYPTFNTPEEVGQSLVDTGFNIVTQATNHAMDMGIKGVANTREYWKKYPDVIPVGINESKNERNEIKTITKNGIRFALLNYTYGTNGIKIPADKSWALNLIDKKAIQNDVEKAKSSSDMVIVMVHWGVEYTSTPSKQQKEVAQYLTDLGVDVVIGNHPHVIQPIEWKQNKDGHETLIYYSLGNLISAQEKLETLVGGLSYVQFVKYEDKTFGIRQAAIVPTVTDYADGKKQFKIQFLKDYSDENSKKHGIKKFVGPVSLKDFKEIPRDVLGNWYKD; this is translated from the coding sequence ATGTTAGATACTTTACAGAGAAGTAAAAAGTTTTTTTTAGTATGTCTTATTTTTTTAGTGCTTTTAACCGCTTGTGGTAATACAGATGTTAAGACATCTAAAGCTTCATTACCACCGGCTGAATCCAATATAGATACATCATTAAAAGCACCAAATTGGGTAGAGAAAAGTCCTATCCAACAGTCTCCTAATTTTACGGAAGATAAAAAAGTACAATCGGTTGTGAATTTAATAGCAACGGGTGATAATTTATATCATGACGCAGTAATTAAAGATGGCAAACAAAAAGACGGTTCATATGATTATAATTATATTTATGAAAATATCAAAAAAGCTGTTAAATCAAGTGATCTTGCTATAGTGAACCAGGAGACTCCGATTGCCGGAAATAATTTAAAAGTACAAGGATATCCGACTTTCAATACACCTGAAGAAGTAGGCCAATCTTTAGTGGACACTGGATTCAATATAGTGACGCAAGCGACAAATCACGCTATGGATATGGGTATTAAAGGTGTTGCGAATACAAGAGAATACTGGAAAAAATATCCGGATGTTATCCCAGTAGGTATTAATGAGAGTAAAAACGAGCGTAATGAAATAAAAACGATTACAAAAAATGGTATTCGTTTTGCGTTACTAAATTATACATATGGTACGAATGGAATTAAAATTCCAGCTGATAAGTCTTGGGCTTTAAATTTAATTGATAAAAAAGCGATACAAAATGATGTGGAAAAGGCAAAGAGTAGCTCTGATATGGTGATTGTTATGGTGCATTGGGGAGTAGAATATACCTCAACACCTTCAAAGCAACAAAAAGAAGTTGCTCAATATTTAACAGATTTAGGTGTAGATGTAGTAATTGGAAATCATCCACATGTAATTCAACCAATTGAGTGGAAACAAAATAAAGATGGACATGAAACGCTAATCTATTATTCTCTTGGAAATCTTATTTCTGCGCAAGAAAAATTAGAAACATTGGTTGGAGGATTATCTTATGTACAATTTGTTAAGTATGAAGATAAAACTTTTGGTATACGACAAGCGGCAATCGTACCGACAGTAACCGACTATGCTGATGGTAAGAAACAATTTAAAATTCAATTTTTAAAAGATTATTCGGATGAAAATTCTAAAAAACATGGAATTAAAAAATTTGTCGGCCCGGTTTCTTTGAAGGATTTCAAGGAGATTCCTAGAGACGTGTTGGGAAATTGGTATAAAGACTAA
- a CDS encoding NETI motif-containing protein has translation MTKQPNKKKFEVLENETITDCLARMEQEGYAPSRRMEEPIFHEVKKDGKTVVEPCGRKIVFEGKLK, from the coding sequence ATGACAAAACAACCTAATAAAAAGAAATTTGAAGTACTTGAAAATGAAACAATTACAGACTGCTTAGCACGTATGGAACAAGAAGGCTACGCTCCGTCTCGTCGTATGGAAGAGCCAATCTTTCATGAAGTAAAGAAAGACGGCAAAACAGTAGTTGAGCCGTGCGGTAGGAAGATTGTTTTTGAAGGGAAATTGAAGTAA
- a CDS encoding MFS transporter — MSMRFTFWIMVGIVAISGLSQGMLLPAIAMIFEQEGVSSSINGIHATALYIGILVISPFLEKPMQRFGMKPVIVIGGFLVIISLFFFTQTFSFWVWFILRFLVGVGDHMLHVGTQTWITTTSDPSKIGRQVSIYGVFFGIGFAVGPYLASTVQYGLATPFIISTILCLIGWLLLLPTKNAFPAQDEREVKSESSFSRYKQVVGLGWIALLGPLAYGVLEAMLNSNLPVYALRKGWSVSDVSFLLPAFAVGGIITQIPLGILSDKYGRDRILTWTFSISTGIFLLAAVFDQYYWIVFACMLLAGMVIGSCFSLGLGFMTDLLPRHLLPAGNILSGIAFSLGSIMGPVLGGVFIEKIQYTSFFIAVMIIKGILAMLYMVYMKNQFASRKIESRLGHDKTT; from the coding sequence ATGTCAATGCGTTTTACTTTTTGGATTATGGTTGGGATTGTAGCAATCTCGGGTTTATCACAAGGAATGCTCTTACCTGCCATTGCAATGATTTTTGAACAAGAAGGGGTTAGTTCAAGTATTAATGGTATTCATGCGACGGCATTGTACATTGGGATATTAGTTATTTCGCCGTTTCTTGAAAAACCGATGCAAAGGTTTGGAATGAAGCCGGTTATTGTTATAGGTGGGTTTCTCGTTATTATTTCATTATTCTTTTTTACACAAACATTTTCATTTTGGGTATGGTTTATCCTTAGATTTCTAGTTGGAGTCGGAGATCATATGCTTCATGTCGGAACACAAACATGGATTACGACAACATCGGACCCAAGTAAAATAGGGAGACAAGTATCGATATACGGTGTATTCTTCGGAATTGGTTTTGCCGTTGGTCCGTATTTAGCAAGCACTGTACAGTACGGTCTTGCAACACCATTTATTATATCTACTATACTTTGTCTAATAGGTTGGCTGTTACTACTTCCAACAAAAAATGCATTCCCAGCGCAAGATGAAAGAGAAGTGAAGAGTGAATCATCATTTTCTCGTTATAAACAAGTTGTTGGATTAGGATGGATTGCACTGCTGGGTCCACTTGCATATGGCGTACTTGAAGCAATGTTAAACAGTAACTTACCAGTATACGCACTTCGTAAAGGGTGGTCTGTTTCAGATGTATCCTTCTTATTACCAGCATTTGCAGTTGGGGGTATTATTACACAAATTCCGCTCGGTATATTAAGTGACAAATACGGAAGGGACCGTATATTAACGTGGACGTTTAGCATAAGTACGGGCATTTTTCTACTTGCCGCCGTATTTGATCAATATTACTGGATTGTCTTTGCCTGCATGCTTTTAGCGGGTATGGTTATTGGATCGTGCTTCTCTTTAGGGCTTGGATTTATGACTGACTTATTACCGAGACATTTACTACCGGCAGGTAATATATTATCCGGAATCGCTTTTAGTTTAGGAAGTATTATGGGACCTGTATTAGGCGGCGTATTTATAGAAAAAATACAGTATACAAGCTTTTTTATTGCGGTTATGATTATAAAGGGAATTCTCGCAATGTTATATATGGTCTACATGAAAAATCAATTCGCATCAAGAAAAATAGAAAGTAGGTTAGGGCATGACAAAACAACCTAA
- the phaZ gene encoding intracellular short-chain-length polyhydroxyalkanoate depolymerase → MIKPATMEFVSLSNGETIAYQEVGRRNTDILLLIHGNMTSSQHWDLVIEKLQDQYHIYALDLRGFGQSTYNQSIDSLQDFVEDIKLFIDELKLEKFSLMGWSMGGGVAMQFTANHPTFVEKLILVESVGMKGYPIFKKDTNGQPIVSSLVKTKEEIAQDPVQIAPVLDAIKNMNKLYYRTVWNLLIYTHNQPEPDRYEKYLDDMLTQRNFVDVNYALITFNISDEHNGVVEGSKQIHRIKAPTLVIQGDRDYVVPQVVGEELAKHLPNAELKVLEDCGHSPFIDCLDVFIKHVENWLEQK, encoded by the coding sequence ATGATTAAGCCTGCAACAATGGAGTTTGTTTCACTATCGAACGGAGAAACGATTGCATATCAGGAAGTTGGAAGGCGAAATACAGATATTCTTTTACTCATTCACGGGAACATGACATCGTCACAACATTGGGATTTAGTTATTGAAAAGTTGCAAGATCAATACCATATTTACGCTCTTGATTTAAGAGGGTTTGGACAATCAACGTATAATCAGTCCATAGATTCATTACAAGACTTTGTAGAAGATATAAAATTATTTATCGACGAGTTAAAGCTAGAGAAATTCTCATTAATGGGCTGGTCAATGGGCGGTGGCGTTGCGATGCAATTTACAGCGAACCACCCAACTTTTGTAGAAAAGTTAATTTTAGTAGAATCAGTAGGAATGAAAGGTTACCCAATCTTTAAAAAAGATACGAATGGGCAGCCGATTGTATCAAGTTTAGTAAAGACGAAAGAAGAAATTGCACAAGATCCAGTACAAATCGCTCCAGTATTAGACGCGATAAAAAATATGAACAAACTATATTACCGTACAGTATGGAATCTATTAATATATACACATAATCAACCTGAACCGGACCGTTATGAAAAGTATTTAGATGATATGTTAACGCAACGTAATTTCGTAGATGTGAATTATGCGCTCATTACATTTAATATTTCAGATGAACATAATGGGGTTGTAGAGGGAAGTAAACAAATTCATCGTATTAAAGCGCCAACACTCGTCATACAAGGCGATAGAGATTATGTCGTTCCGCAAGTAGTCGGTGAGGAATTAGCGAAACATTTGCCAAATGCAGAGTTGAAGGTATTAGAAGATTGCGGACACTCGCCGTTTATTGATTGTTTAGATGTATTTATAAAACATGTAGAGAATTGGTTAGAACAGAAATAA
- a CDS encoding MarR family winged helix-turn-helix transcriptional regulator, with protein sequence MDEKQHFFHIVSQTSRKFTKKFNERVSPTGLFSAQWAVIFRINQTGSCTQTELCQYLNVESPTMTRTLTRMETMGWIIRTEGKDRREKLISLSETAIKMIPIWQEEVDTFEEKTLEGINEDDLHQAFQVLQQIIKNLD encoded by the coding sequence ATGGACGAAAAACAACATTTTTTTCACATCGTCAGCCAGACTTCTCGAAAGTTTACGAAGAAATTTAATGAACGTGTATCTCCAACAGGGTTATTTAGTGCGCAATGGGCTGTTATTTTCCGCATTAATCAAACTGGTTCTTGTACGCAAACAGAATTGTGCCAGTATTTAAATGTTGAATCACCAACGATGACTCGTACGTTAACACGTATGGAAACGATGGGATGGATTATTCGTACAGAAGGTAAAGATCGCCGTGAGAAGCTCATTTCTTTATCCGAAACAGCGATAAAGATGATTCCAATATGGCAAGAAGAAGTTGATACTTTCGAAGAAAAAACGCTAGAAGGTATTAACGAAGATGATTTACATCAAGCATTTCAAGTGTTACAACAAATTATTAAAAATTTAGATTAA
- a CDS encoding MFS transporter, producing the protein MQSEKLWTKDFLGTCFSSLFLFLTFYMLMTTLPVYVIDGLKGKPEEIGLVATVFLISSVLCRPFTGKWLDDLGRKKILFISLSLFLAATVMYFSAQSLFLLLALRFLHGIGFGMATTATGTIVTDVAPAHRRGEALAYFGVFMSLPMVIGPFLGLTIISHFSFTVLFIVCSVFSLLAFLLGLLVDIPHEAPVSKQKREKMKWKDLIEPSSIPIALTGFVLAFSYSGILSFIPIYAKELGLSEIASYFFILYALVVVISRPFTGKIFDRFGENVLVYPAIIIFTIGMFILSQAQTSFWFLGAGMLIGLGYGTLIPSFQTIAISAAPNHRRGSATATYFSFFDSGIGFGSFILGIVAAKSSYHNMYFIAAIIVAFTLLLYYGLHGRKQKFKKQPTDGKISA; encoded by the coding sequence ATGCAAAGTGAGAAACTTTGGACGAAGGATTTCCTCGGAACTTGTTTTAGTAGTCTATTTCTCTTCTTAACGTTTTACATGCTTATGACTACTCTGCCTGTCTATGTAATAGACGGCCTAAAAGGAAAACCTGAGGAAATTGGTTTAGTTGCAACTGTGTTTCTTATTTCTTCTGTTTTATGTAGACCATTCACAGGAAAATGGCTCGATGATTTAGGAAGAAAGAAAATATTATTTATTTCACTTTCATTATTTTTAGCCGCTACTGTTATGTATTTCAGTGCGCAAAGTTTATTCTTATTACTTGCCCTTCGCTTCTTACACGGTATTGGGTTCGGGATGGCAACGACAGCTACTGGTACGATCGTAACTGATGTTGCGCCAGCTCATCGACGAGGCGAAGCACTTGCATATTTCGGCGTATTTATGAGTCTACCGATGGTAATTGGTCCTTTTTTAGGTTTAACAATTATTTCTCATTTTTCGTTTACTGTGTTATTTATCGTTTGTTCCGTATTTTCATTACTTGCATTTTTATTAGGGCTACTTGTCGATATTCCTCACGAAGCACCTGTTAGCAAACAAAAACGTGAAAAAATGAAATGGAAAGACTTAATCGAACCATCTTCTATTCCAATTGCACTTACAGGATTTGTTTTAGCCTTTTCTTATAGTGGTATTTTATCCTTTATTCCTATTTATGCGAAAGAACTCGGTTTAAGTGAAATTGCAAGTTACTTCTTTATTTTATACGCACTTGTTGTTGTCATTTCTCGTCCATTTACAGGAAAGATTTTTGATCGCTTCGGTGAAAATGTACTCGTTTACCCTGCTATCATTATTTTCACAATCGGAATGTTCATATTAAGCCAAGCACAAACTTCATTTTGGTTCCTTGGCGCAGGTATGCTAATCGGTTTAGGTTACGGGACATTAATTCCGAGTTTCCAAACGATTGCGATTTCTGCCGCTCCAAACCATAGACGTGGTTCTGCGACAGCTACGTATTTCTCATTCTTTGATAGTGGTATTGGTTTTGGTTCTTTCATTTTAGGTATTGTCGCAGCGAAATCCAGTTATCATAATATGTATTTTATCGCAGCTATTATCGTTGCGTTCACTTTACTTTTATATTATGGATTACACGGACGAAAACAAAAATTCAAGAAACAACCTACAGACGGAAAAATTTCCGCTTAA
- a CDS encoding serine hydrolase domain-containing protein yields the protein MKLKRSPLLLLILTFIFVITGLGFTYFKQNKTTPSKHNVTKENWLNDPYLRWSYTHMKEFTLVNNVKNNPDQIAHFPSALQNLDDFAVERRFGNTTPLKKLLDDNKTDAFVVVHNGQLVYERYFNGYKQNEPHGMASLAKVFTGAIIQSLAEEKRIDLEKTADTYIKELKNTPFGNATLQQLMDMQVSAEYPTHGYEQPGLENQDAQLYLASNILPRGKNYDGPMKIYDMLREAEETAPPGSSFSYNNGSTETLAWIIRTITGKSLAENVSERIWSQIGMEENAYYVTDETKVEQASAGLNATARDMARFGQLLLNNGEYNGKQILPSSITESVKNVQEGELEISSGASISYHNQWWIPHNEQGAFEVLGSYGQTLYIDPKANMVIVHFSSNATPSNEIHSVYSNMYIDIAHHLEKLPQ from the coding sequence ATGAAACTAAAAAGATCTCCCCTACTCTTACTTATACTAACATTCATATTTGTAATTACAGGGCTTGGGTTTACTTACTTCAAACAAAATAAAACGACCCCATCAAAACATAATGTGACAAAAGAAAACTGGTTAAATGACCCTTACTTACGTTGGTCATATACCCATATGAAAGAATTCACTTTAGTTAATAACGTAAAAAACAATCCTGACCAAATTGCTCACTTCCCTTCCGCATTGCAAAACTTAGACGATTTTGCTGTGGAGCGTAGATTCGGAAATACAACTCCTCTAAAAAAACTTTTAGACGATAACAAAACAGATGCTTTTGTCGTTGTACATAATGGGCAACTTGTTTACGAACGATATTTCAATGGGTATAAACAGAATGAACCTCATGGTATGGCATCATTAGCAAAAGTCTTTACCGGGGCAATTATACAATCTCTCGCTGAAGAAAAACGTATTGACTTAGAAAAAACAGCTGACACTTACATAAAAGAATTAAAAAACACACCGTTCGGTAATGCCACACTTCAGCAATTAATGGACATGCAAGTTTCAGCTGAATATCCTACTCATGGATATGAGCAACCTGGGCTAGAAAATCAAGATGCACAATTATATTTAGCTAGCAATATTTTACCCCGCGGCAAAAATTACGACGGTCCGATGAAAATTTATGATATGTTACGGGAAGCCGAAGAAACTGCACCGCCTGGTTCTTCCTTTTCTTACAATAACGGATCAACAGAAACGCTCGCTTGGATTATTAGAACTATTACTGGTAAATCACTAGCTGAAAATGTAAGTGAACGAATTTGGTCTCAAATTGGTATGGAAGAAAACGCGTATTACGTTACAGATGAAACAAAAGTAGAACAAGCTAGTGCTGGATTAAATGCAACTGCTAGAGATATGGCGAGATTTGGGCAATTACTATTAAACAACGGGGAATATAACGGAAAACAAATTCTCCCTTCTTCTATTACAGAAAGTGTAAAAAATGTACAAGAAGGTGAACTTGAAATTAGTAGTGGCGCTTCTATTTCTTATCATAATCAATGGTGGATTCCCCACAATGAACAAGGTGCTTTCGAAGTGTTAGGTAGTTACGGACAAACACTTTACATCGATCCGAAAGCCAATATGGTAATCGTTCATTTCTCTTCTAACGCAACGCCAAGTAATGAAATACATTCGGTTTATTCAAATATGTATATTGATATTGCACATCATTTAGAAAAGCTTCCACAGTAG
- a CDS encoding short-chain fatty acid transporter, which yields MKHSLMETNSEPEKKESLLTRCANIFSRWSQKYVPDAFVIAVLLTLFTFIIALLMNPSNPYKIVKSWGDGFWTYLTFTMQMVLLMVTGMTLASVPFINRALQSVAKLADTPQKAYTMTFLISAIAYYINWGLAVVVGAIIAKEVAKKNANAHFPLLVAAAYAPTALYSAGLSSSIGLTIATKDHFLVDMIGIIPTSQTIFSYSTLIIFFTLFITMPIIIVLMAPKSGIISYKAIETDTNSFVKPPQKSLTPAEKLEWTPVLGIILGAIGTLYCVYEFMNGHSLDLNIINLFFLSLGLLLHGSLGNFAQGFKESAQSISPIILQFPFYAGIIAVLGSSGLGSSIIEWMASIASKDTFDIFTYWSAGLVNLLAPSGGGQWALQGPLQVPAGLKLGVDPATIAMAVGWGDAWTNLIQPFWALPLLGVLGLKIKDIMGYCFILCIWVGIVTSLLMLFVY from the coding sequence ATGAAACATTCTTTAATGGAGACAAATTCAGAACCAGAAAAGAAAGAATCGTTGCTTACACGATGTGCAAATATATTTTCGAGATGGTCTCAGAAATATGTCCCGGATGCCTTTGTTATTGCAGTGCTGCTCACTTTATTTACTTTCATTATAGCTTTGTTGATGAATCCCTCAAATCCGTACAAAATCGTAAAATCTTGGGGGGATGGGTTTTGGACTTATTTAACGTTTACAATGCAAATGGTATTGCTAATGGTTACAGGGATGACGTTAGCTTCTGTCCCGTTTATTAATAGAGCCTTGCAGTCTGTTGCAAAGTTAGCCGATACACCTCAAAAGGCCTATACGATGACATTTTTGATCAGTGCAATTGCATACTATATCAATTGGGGTCTAGCCGTAGTTGTGGGAGCTATCATTGCAAAGGAAGTAGCAAAAAAGAATGCGAATGCACATTTTCCATTACTTGTAGCAGCTGCTTATGCTCCGACAGCCTTATATAGCGCAGGTCTCTCCAGTTCTATTGGCCTGACAATTGCCACAAAGGATCATTTTCTTGTAGATATGATTGGAATTATTCCTACCTCACAAACAATCTTTAGTTACTCTACTTTAATTATTTTTTTCACTCTATTCATCACGATGCCAATTATTATTGTACTTATGGCTCCTAAAAGTGGGATTATCAGCTATAAAGCAATCGAAACTGATACAAATTCTTTTGTAAAACCTCCTCAAAAAAGTTTAACTCCTGCGGAAAAACTGGAATGGACACCAGTTTTAGGAATAATATTAGGCGCAATCGGCACGTTGTATTGTGTTTATGAATTCATGAACGGTCATAGTTTAGATTTAAATATCATTAATTTGTTTTTCTTGTCACTTGGTTTGCTCCTACATGGTTCTCTTGGTAACTTTGCACAAGGATTCAAAGAATCTGCGCAATCCATTTCTCCAATTATCTTACAGTTTCCATTTTATGCAGGGATTATTGCTGTTTTAGGTAGTTCAGGTTTGGGAAGCTCAATCATTGAATGGATGGCATCCATTGCGTCAAAGGATACATTTGATATATTTACATATTGGTCAGCCGGGTTGGTAAACTTATTGGCGCCATCTGGCGGGGGGCAATGGGCTTTACAAGGACCACTGCAGGTCCCGGCAGGATTGAAGTTAGGTGTAGATCCGGCTACTATCGCTATGGCGGTAGGTTGGGGGGACGCATGGACAAATTTGATTCAGCCGTTCTGGGCATTACCTCTTTTAGGTGTGCTGGGATTGAAAATTAAAGACATTATGGGTTATTGTTTCATTCTTTGCATTTGGGTTGGCATAGTTACAAGTTTATTGATGTTATTTGTATATTAG
- a CDS encoding NAD(P)H-dependent oxidoreductase: MNVLIVYAHPNPSSFNAAILNHVQKGLQETNHSVTVLDLYKEQFDPVLVFHEEKKRRDLVNEEETARYRTLVEEADTLLFIYPIWWWGMPAILKGFIDRIFVAGFAYKYEGVLPKGLLQGKKAWVINTLDSPLWYVALLYRSADWIMMKRGVLRFCGIRDIKRSVFQSVKTSKVSKREKWLLQIEEKARTL; the protein is encoded by the coding sequence GTGAATGTACTAATTGTATACGCTCATCCTAATCCTTCAAGTTTTAACGCGGCGATTTTAAATCATGTGCAAAAAGGACTACAGGAAACAAATCATTCAGTTACCGTACTTGATTTATACAAAGAACAATTTGATCCAGTCCTCGTATTTCATGAAGAGAAGAAAAGACGTGATTTAGTAAATGAAGAAGAAACAGCTCGGTACAGAACGTTAGTAGAAGAAGCAGATACACTTTTATTCATCTATCCAATATGGTGGTGGGGGATGCCAGCAATTTTAAAAGGATTTATCGATCGTATTTTCGTAGCTGGATTTGCTTATAAATATGAAGGGGTTCTGCCGAAAGGATTATTGCAAGGGAAAAAAGCGTGGGTTATTAATACGTTAGACTCGCCTCTATGGTACGTCGCATTGTTATATCGATCAGCAGATTGGATTATGATGAAGAGAGGTGTTTTACGTTTTTGTGGCATTCGCGATATAAAACGGTCAGTGTTTCAATCTGTGAAAACGAGTAAAGTATCAAAGCGTGAAAAATGGTTATTACAAATAGAAGAAAAGGCTCGTACATTATGA
- a CDS encoding SWIM zinc finger family protein produces MYAYLIKELYRHIPKYIIDRGYKYYEDGHVEDVEVHDNKVFAFVNGNAGNYEVVIDLKDFSESNCECPYENYCKHMAAVVYDIQGTGESAVKEKLKDLEKEELLTVLNRLLQSSKNVQIVEKLLKKGKL; encoded by the coding sequence ATGTATGCTTATTTAATAAAAGAACTATATAGGCATATTCCGAAATATATTATTGATAGAGGATATAAATATTATGAAGATGGACATGTAGAAGATGTTGAAGTACATGATAATAAAGTATTTGCTTTTGTGAATGGTAATGCAGGAAATTATGAAGTCGTTATCGACCTCAAAGATTTTTCAGAAAGTAACTGTGAGTGTCCCTATGAAAATTATTGTAAACATATGGCGGCAGTTGTTTATGATATTCAAGGCACTGGTGAGAGTGCAGTTAAAGAGAAACTGAAAGATTTAGAAAAGGAAGAGTTACTTACTGTATTAAACCGTTTATTACAAAGTTCGAAAAACGTGCAAATTGTAGAGAAGTTGTTAAAGAAGGGGAAACTTTAA